A section of the Ornithinimicrobium sufpigmenti genome encodes:
- a CDS encoding S9 family peptidase has protein sequence MTTQPDAIPSAPRAARRETVRSHHGEDVVDAYEWLRDKTDPDVIAHLEAENAWTQERTAHLEGLRERIFAEIKGRTQETDLSVPVRHRDWWYYTRTVEGQQYAVHGRIAVGESPERPVLDPGSAPEGEELLLDGNAEAAGEEFFSLGAFDVSPAGDRLAYAVDTTGDERFDVRIKDLRTGEVVDDAVTGIGYGTAWSAEGDHLFYTRVDDAWRPFQVWRHAVGTAAKQDVLVYQEDDERFWMGVGASRDDRHVLIGLGSKNTSEFRILEADDPTGEFRVVAPRQEGVEYDVEPAGDRLWIVHNKGHRDFELAVAPLGSASADDWTTVLPGEEGVRISTVDAFAGHLAVSLRRDGLTQVQVLPLSADGRPVGAGYQVPVEEEVYSIDTGANPTYDTDTLQVVIESLVTPRSVYDLDLASGALTLVKRQPVLGGYDPQDYQQHRLWATAADGTRIPISLVARKDVVPDGTAPGLLYGYGSYEISIDPYFSVSRLSYLDRGVVYAVAHVRGGGEMGRGWYESGRMEHKTNTFTDFVACADHVVETGWVAPDRLAAEGRSAGGLLMGAVVNLAPERFRVVHAGVAFVDALTTILDPSLPLTVGEWEEWGNPLESAEIYSLMRSYTPYENIRPVQYPAILATTGLNDTRVFFVEPAKWVARLRETVTNDPHERPILLKTEMVAGHGGKTGRYDAWRETAFEVAFVLDQLGVGGDER, from the coding sequence GTGACCACCCAGCCCGACGCCATACCCTCTGCTCCCCGCGCGGCCCGGCGCGAGACCGTCCGCAGCCACCACGGCGAGGACGTCGTCGACGCCTACGAGTGGCTGCGGGACAAGACCGACCCGGACGTGATCGCCCACCTGGAGGCGGAGAACGCCTGGACGCAGGAGCGCACCGCGCACCTGGAGGGTCTGCGCGAGCGCATCTTCGCCGAGATCAAGGGCCGCACCCAGGAGACCGACCTCTCGGTCCCCGTCCGGCACCGCGACTGGTGGTACTACACCCGCACCGTCGAGGGCCAGCAGTATGCCGTGCACGGCCGGATCGCGGTCGGCGAGAGCCCCGAGCGCCCGGTGCTCGACCCGGGCAGCGCGCCGGAGGGGGAGGAGCTGCTGCTGGACGGCAACGCCGAGGCCGCCGGCGAGGAGTTCTTCTCCCTCGGCGCCTTCGACGTCAGCCCGGCCGGCGACCGGCTGGCCTACGCGGTGGACACCACCGGCGACGAGCGCTTCGACGTGCGGATCAAGGACCTGCGCACCGGCGAGGTCGTCGACGACGCCGTCACCGGCATCGGCTACGGCACCGCCTGGTCCGCCGAGGGCGACCACCTCTTCTACACCCGCGTCGACGACGCCTGGCGCCCGTTCCAGGTGTGGCGGCACGCGGTCGGCACCGCCGCCAAGCAGGACGTGCTCGTCTACCAGGAGGACGACGAGCGGTTCTGGATGGGCGTGGGCGCCTCCCGCGACGACCGGCACGTGCTCATCGGGCTCGGCAGCAAGAACACCTCGGAGTTCCGCATCCTGGAGGCCGACGACCCGACCGGGGAGTTCCGCGTGGTCGCCCCTCGCCAGGAGGGGGTGGAGTATGACGTGGAGCCGGCCGGCGACCGGCTCTGGATCGTGCACAACAAGGGCCACCGCGACTTCGAGCTCGCGGTCGCGCCGCTGGGCTCGGCGTCCGCCGACGACTGGACCACGGTGCTCCCCGGCGAGGAGGGGGTGCGGATCAGCACCGTCGACGCCTTCGCCGGCCACCTCGCCGTCTCGCTGCGCCGGGACGGCCTGACCCAGGTGCAGGTCCTGCCCCTGTCCGCCGACGGCCGTCCGGTAGGCGCGGGCTACCAGGTGCCGGTCGAGGAGGAGGTCTACTCCATCGACACCGGCGCCAACCCGACCTACGACACCGACACCCTGCAGGTGGTCATCGAGTCGCTGGTGACCCCGCGCAGCGTCTACGACCTGGACCTGGCCTCGGGGGCGCTGACGCTGGTCAAGCGCCAGCCCGTCCTCGGCGGCTACGACCCGCAGGACTACCAGCAGCACCGGCTGTGGGCCACCGCCGCCGACGGCACCCGGATCCCCATCTCCCTCGTCGCCCGCAAGGACGTCGTCCCCGACGGCACCGCCCCCGGCCTGCTCTACGGCTACGGCTCCTACGAGATCTCCATCGACCCCTACTTCTCCGTCTCCCGGCTGTCCTACCTGGACCGCGGTGTGGTCTACGCCGTCGCGCACGTGCGCGGCGGCGGCGAGATGGGCCGCGGCTGGTACGAGTCCGGGCGCATGGAGCACAAGACGAACACCTTCACCGACTTCGTCGCCTGTGCCGACCACGTCGTCGAGACCGGTTGGGTGGCACCCGACCGGCTCGCCGCCGAGGGCCGCTCAGCCGGTGGGCTGCTCATGGGCGCCGTGGTCAACCTGGCTCCCGAGCGGTTCCGGGTCGTGCACGCCGGGGTGGCCTTCGTCGACGCGCTCACCACGATCCTGGACCCCTCGCTCCCGCTGACCGTCGGCGAGTGGGAGGAGTGGGGCAACCCGCTGGAGTCGGCGGAGATCTACTCCCTGATGCGCTCCTACACCCCCTACGAGAACATCCGGCCCGTGCAGTACCCGGCGATCCTGGCCACCACCGGCCTCAACGACACCCGGGTCTTCTTCGTCGAGCCGGCCAAGTGGGTCGCCCGGTTGCGGGAGACCGTCACCAACGACCCGCACGAGCGCCCGATCCTGCTCAAGACCGAGATGGTCGCCGGCCACGGCGGCAAGACCGGCCGGTATGACGCGTGGCGCGAGACCGCCTTCGAGGTCGCCTTCGTGCTGGACCAGCTCGGGGTGGGCGGGGACGAGCGGTAG
- a CDS encoding peptide ABC transporter substrate-binding protein: MTAAATLVLTACNGGGDEVDVDPDPDGPDQTLGEPGEGGEETGEPGASGGEFTIYNCEPQNLQTGSSSEVCGSKVLEQLYSGLTSIDYDSGEVVGVVASDWETEDAQNWTFTLRDDFTFHNGDPVTAQTFVDTWNWIVNPDNGQTQEAFFDKIEGYQEVADGEATEMSGLSAPDDTTLEITLSEPFSPFPAQLSYTAFYPLPEVAFEDIAAFQEAPIGNGRYQMDGEWVHNVEIAMTRYEDWPGDEPGLADRVVWKIYSDVNTAYLDVQAGSLDILDGIPPERLATVDQEFPDQYQEDQTSSFTYLGFPLYQEEFQDPDIRHALSMAIDRQTIIDTIFNGAREPATGVIPPVLPEYRGDACNYCDFDAETARQMYEDAGGPSELTIYFNSGAGHEEWTEAVANMWQQNLPIDSISFESLEFAQYLDLHDEEVITGPYRLGWVLSYPSPQYAMEPLYSTGADSNYARYSNEEFDNLIDQANAEADEDAAAELYQQAEDILLEDMPVIPMWYETRTTVHSTNVDNIVVDPRTFVRVEQVEVTSG; the protein is encoded by the coding sequence GTGACGGCAGCCGCCACCCTGGTGCTCACCGCCTGCAACGGCGGCGGTGACGAAGTCGACGTCGACCCGGACCCGGACGGTCCCGACCAGACGCTCGGTGAGCCCGGTGAGGGTGGCGAGGAGACCGGCGAGCCCGGCGCCTCCGGCGGCGAGTTCACCATCTACAACTGCGAGCCCCAGAACCTGCAGACCGGCAGCTCCTCGGAGGTCTGCGGCAGCAAGGTCCTCGAGCAGCTCTACAGCGGGCTGACCTCGATCGACTACGACAGCGGCGAGGTCGTCGGCGTGGTCGCCTCCGACTGGGAGACCGAGGACGCCCAGAACTGGACCTTCACCCTCCGCGACGACTTCACCTTCCACAACGGTGACCCGGTCACCGCGCAGACCTTCGTCGACACCTGGAACTGGATCGTCAACCCCGACAACGGCCAGACCCAGGAGGCCTTCTTCGACAAGATCGAGGGCTACCAGGAGGTGGCCGACGGCGAGGCCACCGAGATGTCCGGTCTGTCCGCGCCCGACGACACCACGCTGGAGATCACGCTCTCCGAGCCGTTCTCGCCGTTCCCTGCGCAGCTCAGCTACACCGCCTTCTACCCGCTGCCCGAGGTCGCCTTCGAGGACATCGCCGCCTTCCAGGAGGCGCCGATCGGCAACGGCCGCTACCAGATGGACGGCGAGTGGGTGCACAACGTCGAGATCGCGATGACCCGCTACGAGGACTGGCCGGGCGACGAGCCTGGCCTCGCGGACCGCGTCGTCTGGAAGATCTACTCCGACGTCAACACCGCCTACCTCGACGTGCAGGCGGGCTCGCTCGACATCCTGGACGGCATCCCGCCGGAGCGGCTGGCCACGGTGGACCAGGAGTTCCCCGACCAGTACCAGGAGGACCAGACCAGCTCGTTCACCTACCTGGGCTTCCCGCTCTACCAGGAGGAGTTCCAGGACCCGGACATCCGGCACGCGCTCTCCATGGCGATCGACCGGCAGACGATCATCGACACCATCTTCAACGGCGCTCGTGAGCCCGCGACCGGCGTCATCCCGCCGGTGCTGCCGGAGTACCGCGGGGACGCCTGCAACTACTGCGACTTCGACGCCGAGACCGCCCGGCAGATGTACGAGGACGCCGGCGGCCCCTCCGAGCTGACCATCTACTTCAACTCCGGCGCCGGCCACGAGGAGTGGACCGAGGCCGTGGCGAACATGTGGCAGCAGAACCTGCCGATCGACAGCATCTCCTTCGAGTCGCTGGAGTTCGCGCAGTACCTTGACCTGCACGACGAAGAGGTCATCACCGGGCCGTACCGCCTGGGCTGGGTGCTGAGCTACCCGAGCCCGCAGTACGCCATGGAGCCGCTCTACAGCACGGGCGCCGACTCCAACTACGCGCGGTACAGCAACGAGGAGTTCGACAACCTCATCGACCAGGCCAACGCCGAGGCCGACGAGGACGCCGCGGCCGAGCTCTACCAGCAGGCGGAGGACATCCTGCTGGAGGACATGCCGGTCATCCCGATGTGGTACGAGACGAGGACGACGGTCCACAGCACGAACGTGGACAACATCGTGGTCGACCCGCGGACGTTCGTCCGGGTCGAGCAGGTCGAGGTCACCTCCGGCTGA
- a CDS encoding ABC transporter permease, whose translation MARYIIRRLLQFIPVTLIATFIVFALVFAIPGDPIRALAGDRPLAPHIVEAIRERYNLDDPLLVQYGKWLANVFQGDFGTTFQGRPVSDIIAQRFPVTLRLAIVAFIIQSIIGILAGILAAVRQKGFVDSLVQVSTVVLVAIPTLAMAFLMQVVFGLQLGWFPIAGITQGWYSYLLPGAALASVSTAMVARLVRTSLIENLRADYVRTATAKGMKRSRVVGRHAMRNSLIPVVTFLGADLGSMLGGTIIIEGIFNMPGLGGEVFRAVRAQEGTVVVGIVTLFILFFVVINLIVDILYAYLDPRIRYE comes from the coding sequence ATGGCGCGCTACATCATCCGCCGGCTGCTGCAGTTCATCCCGGTCACGCTGATCGCGACGTTCATCGTCTTCGCCCTCGTCTTCGCCATCCCCGGCGACCCGATCCGGGCCCTCGCCGGCGACCGGCCCCTGGCGCCGCACATCGTCGAGGCGATCCGCGAGCGCTACAACCTCGACGACCCGCTGCTGGTGCAGTACGGCAAGTGGCTGGCCAACGTCTTCCAGGGCGACTTCGGCACGACCTTCCAGGGCCGGCCGGTCAGCGACATCATCGCCCAGCGCTTCCCGGTGACGCTGCGCCTGGCGATCGTCGCCTTCATCATCCAGTCGATCATCGGCATCCTCGCCGGCATCCTGGCCGCGGTCCGGCAGAAGGGCTTCGTCGACAGCCTGGTCCAGGTGAGCACCGTGGTGCTGGTGGCGATCCCGACGCTGGCCATGGCCTTCCTCATGCAGGTGGTCTTCGGTCTGCAGCTGGGCTGGTTCCCCATCGCCGGGATCACCCAGGGCTGGTACTCCTACCTCCTGCCCGGCGCCGCGCTGGCCTCGGTGTCGACGGCGATGGTCGCCCGCCTGGTGCGGACCTCGCTGATCGAGAACCTGCGGGCGGACTACGTGCGCACCGCGACCGCCAAGGGGATGAAGCGCAGCCGGGTGGTCGGGCGGCACGCCATGCGCAACTCGCTCATCCCGGTCGTCACCTTCCTCGGCGCCGACCTGGGCTCGATGCTGGGCGGCACCATCATCATCGAGGGCATCTTCAACATGCCCGGCCTCGGCGGTGAGGTCTTCCGCGCCGTCCGTGCCCAGGAGGGCACGGTCGTGGTCGGGATCGTCACCCTCTTCATCCTCTTCTTCGTGGTGATCAACCTGATCGTCGACATCCTCTACGCCTACCTCGACCCGAGGATCCGCTATGAGTGA
- a CDS encoding ABC transporter permease, whose product MSEQARDKTTIHEQAAAGVEAVELSARTSGEASGDAGDAGASLWGDAWKELRRNPWFILAGVLMLVFILMAIVPGLFTRVDPRACNLSDALQTPSGEHWFGTDVQGCDYYARVVYGARASMAVGMLVTIGAVVIAIVLGLVAGFYGGFIDAIISRAVDVVFALPFLLGAIVFLNVIENRGLMEVALVLIVFGWPTMTRLMRSSVISVKANEYVAAARGLGASDLTIMRRHILSNALAPLVVYATIYVGIIIGAEATLTFLGVGLQLPSISWGLQLSGAQTRIMTHPHLILFPAVFVGLAVFSFMMMGDALRDALDPKRR is encoded by the coding sequence ATGAGTGAGCAAGCACGCGACAAGACCACCATCCACGAGCAGGCGGCGGCAGGAGTCGAGGCGGTCGAGCTGTCGGCCCGCACCAGCGGCGAGGCCTCCGGTGACGCCGGTGACGCCGGCGCCAGCCTGTGGGGCGACGCCTGGAAGGAGCTGCGCCGCAACCCCTGGTTCATCCTCGCCGGGGTGCTGATGCTGGTCTTCATCCTCATGGCGATCGTCCCCGGGCTCTTCACCCGCGTCGACCCGCGGGCCTGCAACCTCTCCGACGCCCTGCAGACCCCCAGCGGTGAGCACTGGTTCGGCACCGACGTCCAGGGCTGCGACTACTACGCCCGCGTGGTCTACGGCGCCCGAGCCTCGATGGCGGTGGGGATGCTGGTCACGATCGGCGCGGTGGTGATCGCGATCGTGCTCGGGCTGGTCGCCGGCTTCTACGGCGGGTTCATCGACGCGATCATCTCCCGGGCCGTCGACGTGGTCTTCGCCCTGCCCTTCCTGCTCGGCGCGATCGTCTTCCTCAACGTCATCGAGAACCGCGGGCTGATGGAGGTCGCGCTGGTGCTCATCGTCTTCGGCTGGCCGACCATGACGCGGCTCATGCGCTCGTCGGTGATCTCGGTCAAGGCCAACGAGTACGTCGCCGCCGCCCGCGGGCTCGGCGCCAGCGACCTGACGATCATGCGGCGGCACATCCTGTCGAACGCCTTGGCGCCCCTGGTGGTCTACGCCACCATCTACGTCGGGATCATCATCGGCGCCGAGGCGACGCTGACCTTCCTCGGTGTCGGTCTGCAGCTGCCCTCGATCTCCTGGGGACTGCAGCTGTCCGGCGCCCAGACGCGGATCATGACCCACCCGCACCTGATCCTCTTCCCCGCCGTCTTCGTCGGGCTGGCAGTCTTCTCCTTCATGATGATGGGCGACGCCCTGCGCGACGCCCTCGACCCCAAGAGGCGGTGA
- a CDS encoding ABC transporter ATP-binding protein, translating into MTDPSTTDPSTTDQRTTDQTGTRRGTRTKGGVGSPDPSAPLLAVTDLQVEFRTRYGVAKAVNGVSFSVDEGETLAILGESGSGKSVTAQAIMGIVDSPPGFVTGGQVRFRGQDLLQMPDEQRRSFRGPHISMIFQDALSSLNPVFPVGWQIGEMFRIHTKVSRREAKKKAIELMDRVRIPGAASRVGDYPHQFSGGMRQRIMIAMAIALDPEVLIADEPTTALDVTVQAQVMELLADLQRESRMGLILITHDLGVVADVADKIAVMYAGRVMEKSPVLDIYANPAHPYTEGLLKSIPRIDAKGGELQAIKGLPPSLTNIPKGCEFRPRCPRAQSVCEAERPPLREVVPGRFAACHFAEEVLSDHA; encoded by the coding sequence ATGACCGACCCAAGCACGACCGACCCAAGCACGACCGACCAGCGCACGACCGATCAGACCGGGACCCGGCGAGGCACCCGGACCAAGGGTGGTGTCGGCAGCCCGGACCCGTCCGCGCCGCTGCTGGCCGTCACCGACCTGCAGGTCGAGTTCCGCACCCGGTATGGCGTGGCCAAGGCCGTCAACGGCGTCTCGTTCAGCGTCGACGAAGGGGAGACGCTGGCGATCCTGGGGGAGTCCGGCTCCGGCAAGTCGGTGACCGCCCAGGCGATCATGGGCATCGTCGACAGCCCGCCCGGCTTTGTCACCGGGGGTCAGGTGCGCTTCCGCGGCCAGGACCTGCTGCAGATGCCCGACGAGCAGCGGCGCTCCTTCCGCGGCCCGCACATCTCGATGATCTTCCAGGACGCCCTGTCCTCGCTGAACCCCGTCTTCCCGGTGGGGTGGCAGATCGGTGAGATGTTCCGCATCCACACCAAGGTCTCCCGTCGCGAGGCCAAGAAGAAGGCGATCGAGCTGATGGACCGGGTGCGCATCCCCGGCGCCGCCAGCCGGGTCGGGGACTACCCCCACCAGTTCTCGGGCGGTATGCGCCAGCGCATCATGATCGCGATGGCGATCGCGCTGGACCCCGAGGTGCTCATCGCCGACGAGCCCACCACGGCGCTCGACGTGACCGTGCAGGCCCAGGTGATGGAGCTGCTCGCCGACCTGCAGCGAGAGTCGCGGATGGGGCTCATCCTCATCACGCACGACCTGGGCGTGGTCGCGGACGTCGCCGACAAGATCGCCGTGATGTACGCCGGCCGGGTGATGGAGAAATCTCCTGTCCTGGACATCTACGCCAACCCGGCCCACCCCTACACCGAGGGCCTGCTGAAGTCGATTCCCCGGATCGACGCCAAGGGCGGGGAGCTGCAGGCCATCAAGGGGCTCCCGCCCAGCCTGACGAACATCCCCAAGGGGTGCGAGTTCCGCCCCCGCTGCCCGCGGGCGCAGTCGGTGTGCGAGGCCGAGCGTCCACCGCTGCGCGAGGTCGTGCCCGGCCGGTTCGCCGCCTGCCACTTCGCCGAGGAGGTGCTCAGTGACCACGCCTGA
- a CDS encoding dipeptide ABC transporter ATP-binding protein, with protein MVLDVQDLVKHFPQTQGIVFKRTVGHIKAVDGVSFQLHKGETLGIVGESGCGKSTLAKLLMRLETPTSGAAYFQGKDIYGLSGSALRKVRRNIQIVFQDPYASLNPRMTVGDIVGEPFDIHPDVEPKGGRRRRVQELLEVVGLNPEHINRYPHQFSGGQRQRIGIARGLALRPEIIICDEPVSALDVSVQAQVMNLLQSLQSEFGLSYIFIAHDLSVVRHISDRVGVMYLGRIAEIGTDTQIYEHPAHPYTQALLSAVPVPDPSVRGQREQIILQGDPPSPANIPSGCRFRTRCWKAQDICAQESPDLVVREGIQHPAACHFAQVREDVVVHHD; from the coding sequence GTGGTGCTGGACGTCCAGGACCTGGTCAAGCACTTCCCGCAGACCCAGGGGATCGTCTTCAAGCGCACCGTCGGCCACATCAAGGCGGTCGACGGGGTGAGCTTTCAGCTGCACAAGGGCGAGACGCTCGGGATCGTCGGCGAGTCCGGCTGCGGCAAGTCGACCCTGGCCAAGCTGCTCATGCGCCTGGAGACCCCGACCAGCGGGGCGGCCTACTTCCAGGGCAAGGACATCTACGGCCTGTCCGGCTCGGCGCTGCGCAAGGTCCGCCGCAACATCCAGATCGTCTTCCAGGACCCCTACGCCTCGCTCAACCCGCGGATGACGGTCGGCGACATCGTCGGCGAGCCCTTCGACATCCACCCCGACGTGGAGCCCAAGGGTGGGCGGCGCAGGCGAGTCCAGGAACTGCTGGAGGTCGTCGGCCTCAACCCCGAGCACATCAACCGCTACCCCCACCAGTTCTCCGGCGGCCAGCGTCAGCGGATCGGCATCGCCCGTGGCCTGGCGCTGCGGCCGGAGATCATCATCTGCGACGAGCCGGTCTCCGCGCTGGACGTCTCGGTGCAGGCGCAGGTGATGAACCTGCTGCAGAGCCTGCAGAGCGAGTTCGGGCTGTCGTACATCTTCATCGCCCACGACCTGTCGGTGGTGCGCCACATCTCCGACCGGGTCGGCGTGATGTACCTGGGCAGGATCGCCGAGATCGGCACCGACACGCAGATCTACGAGCACCCCGCGCACCCCTACACGCAGGCCCTGCTCTCCGCCGTGCCGGTGCCCGACCCGTCGGTGCGCGGCCAGCGCGAGCAGATCATCCTGCAGGGCGACCCACCCAGCCCGGCGAACATCCCCAGCGGCTGCCGCTTCCGCACCCGCTGCTGGAAGGCGCAGGACATCTGCGCCCAGGAGTCGCCCGACCTCGTCGTGCGCGAGGGCATCCAGCACCCCGCGGCCTGCCACTTCGCGCAGGTCCGGGAGGACGTCGTCGTTCACCACGACTGA
- a CDS encoding HIT family protein — translation MTCIFCRIIAEDEPAEVVLDTDDVVAFLDTRPVFKGHVLVVPRDHIPTLTELPDALVAPLFTAARSVAAAVREALGAQGSFVAMNNVVSQSVPHLHVHVVPRTKGDGLRGFFWPRVRYAVGEPEEYAARLRAALG, via the coding sequence GTGACCTGCATCTTCTGCCGCATCATCGCCGAGGACGAACCGGCGGAGGTCGTCCTCGACACCGACGACGTCGTGGCCTTCCTCGACACCCGGCCCGTCTTCAAGGGGCACGTGCTGGTGGTGCCGCGTGACCACATACCCACCCTGACCGAGCTGCCCGACGCCCTCGTGGCGCCGCTGTTCACCGCCGCGCGCTCGGTCGCGGCCGCGGTGCGCGAGGCGCTCGGCGCGCAGGGCTCGTTCGTGGCGATGAACAACGTGGTCAGCCAGTCCGTGCCGCACCTGCATGTCCACGTCGTGCCGCGGACCAAGGGTGACGGCCTGCGCGGGTTCTTCTGGCCGCGGGTGAGATATGCCGTCGGGGAACCCGAGGAGTATGCCGCGCGGCTGCGCGCCGCCCTCGGGTGA